A genomic region of Bubalus kerabau isolate K-KA32 ecotype Philippines breed swamp buffalo chromosome 10, PCC_UOA_SB_1v2, whole genome shotgun sequence contains the following coding sequences:
- the LYSMD2 gene encoding lysM and putative peptidoglycan-binding domain-containing protein 2 isoform X2 encodes MEQIKRANKLFTNDCIFLKKTLNIPVISEKPLLFNGLNSVDSPENETVDSFSHEEELVAAGEDISPPSPQELDVQPMQPEEVSARDFLQRLDLQIKLSTQAAKKLKEESRDEESLYTASLYHS; translated from the exons atgGAACAAATTAAAAGGGCAAATAAACTGTTTACCAATGATTGTATATTTCTGAAGAAAACTTTGAACATCCCAGTTATATCAGAGAAGCCTTTGCTGTTTAATGGACTTAACTCAGTAGATTCTCCAGAAAATGAAACTGTTGATAGTTTTTCTCATGAAGAGGAGCTGGTAGCAGCTGGGGAAGACATCTCTCCTCCCAGCCCTCAAGAATTGGATGTTCAGCCCATGCAGCCTGAGGAAGTATCAGCCAGAGATTTTCTGCAGAGGCTGGACTTGCAGATTAAGTTATCAACACAGGCAGccaagaaactgaaagaagagagcaG agatGAAGAAAGTCTCTATACAGCTTCCCTTTATCACAGTTAG